AACTGAACATTTTAACGAATAATTCGACACCGTTTTATCACGGCGACCGGTCGCGTACAGTGTGTAAAAGATTAGGGAATTCCAAGAACGTTGAACGTTGAAAAATCCCTATGAAACATTGGTGAACAATTTTCAGGCGGTGGACTGGTGGAGCGTGGGCGTGCTCACATACGAATTGCTGACCGGCGCGTCGCCTTTTACGGTCGAGGGGGAGAAGAACACCCAGCaggatatctcgcgaagaatACTAAAGACGGACCCGCCTATACCCAGCCACCTGAGCCCCACCGTTCGAGACTTCATACTTCGCCTTCTGGTGAAAGATCCGCGTCAGAGGCTCGGCGGTGGTCCCGACGATGCCAGAGAGCTGAAGGATCACCCGTTCTTCAGGAAAGCACCGCCGCCGTTCAGTTGGCAGTCTCTCGAGAGACGACAGATACCACCGCCGTTCGTTCCACGTATCACCCACGAGCTGGACACCAGTAACTTCTCGGACGAGTTCACCAAGATGATCGCCGCCGACAGCCCGGCCGTGGTCCCGCCCAACTACGACAAGATCTTCAGGGGCTACTCGTACGTGGCGCCCTCTGTACTGTTCGGTGACAACGTGGTCAGCAAGGACATTTTCAAGGAAGCGACCAAGGCCAGCACCGAGTCCCAACGACCTTCCGCTTCGGACGTGTTGGCCGCCAGATTCGAGGAGTCCACATTCTTCCAGACCTACGAGCTCGATCCGCGCGAGGAGGCACTCGGTGACGGTAGCTTCTCCGTGTGTCGCAAGTGCAGACACAGGAAAACGTTGCAGGAGTTCGCGGTGAAGATCGTCAGTCGCAGGATCGACTGCGGACGGGAGGCCAGTTTGCTACGTACCTGCCAGGGCCATCAGAACGTGGTGAAGTTGATCGAGGTGCACCACGACAGGGCGCACACATACCTGGTGATGGAGCTGTTGTCCGGTGGCGAGCTACTGCGAAGACCGCGACCATTCACCGAGCAACAGGCGAGCAGGATAATGCGACACCTGGCGTCCGCGGTGCGCTTCATGCACTCGCGAGGCGTGGTGCACAGAGATCTAAAACCCGAGAACATAGTGTTCGCTCACGAGGGTGAGGACTCGTCGGTGAAGATCGTCGATTTTGGATTCGCCAGGATAAAACGTGGCTGCGAGCCTTTGCACACACCTTGCTTCACACTACCGTACGCCGCGCCGGAGGTCGTTGCCAGACAAGGCTACGATCAGAGCTGCGACCTTTGGAGCCTCGGCGCAATCCTATACTCCATGCTGTCCGGGAAACCTTTGTTCAGAACCGGGTCCCCGGATCTGGCCACGAGGATCAGAGCCGGGGATATCGACTTCGACGGTGACGCGTGGAGTCACGTCTCCGTCCTCGCGAAACAGGTCGCCAAGGGTTTGCTGACCGTCGACCCGACCAAAAGACTGACAGCGACCGGTTTAGCGAACCACCCGTGGCTGGCCGAATCCAGTACTTCCGTTGACACGATCGTGCTCGACGTCAACACCACCGCCAGCTTCCTCGAGAAACCGGAGGGCTTCAGGCTGCGCGAGGTGGACGGTGCCCGGCTAGCGCAGAGGAGGAAGCTGCACAAACGGTCCACCTCTAGCTCCGTTTCCTCTTCGGCATCCACCGCCTCGTCCAGTCCCTCGGTGCTCCTACTGCGGCCACCCAGCGCCGCGACTAACCCCACCGCGTCCGCCTCGCCGGCCCAACCCAGCGCCTTCGACTTCGGTGAGGACAAGGTGAACGAGTACCTTAGCTCCCTCTCGTCTTCCTCCGATTCGAACTCGCCGAGAATTCTGCAACAAGAAACACCCAAGAAACGTCGCAAACGCGACGACGACACCGACGAGCCCCAACCGAAACGTCACAAGAGGCACCCGGACTGCGAAGCTCACAAGAGCAGAACCGGCCCGGTTACCAGGTCCAGGAAACGAAAACTGGAAGAACAAACCGGGAACGACGCGGACGGCTCGACGGAGTCGAGCGAGACCTCCTGCACCGACTCCAGGGACCTCCATCGTAAACAGAAGGCCGGGAAACGGCCCAAACGACTAGCCACCATCATCGTAGAGTAGACCGATCGTATTGTTTTAGTTTTCTCTTCGAATCGGTTCGGCAGGCTCGCACCTCCTCGTGTCTCCTATGCATTTCACGTGATGCTGCAACGTTGCTGCCTTCGAAGCTCGCACgcgagcgaccgagcgaccgagcgaccgaCCCATTGCGTCATTCCTATTTACGGAACCGCGGCCAGGGACTCCGTTTTCGAATTTCCCGCGCGTTCGTCGCCGTTTCGTGACCGTTTCCACTTGGCGTCTCGCACACCGAACGGGAAACGTTTCTTCTATATTGGTTGCGGTCAGGTTAAATATATGTTCCACGCTTTTTTTTGCAACACGTAGGAATAATTGGCGGATCGCCAGGAATTTTAACATTTAAGGGTACACGAAGGGAAAGGTTTCGAAAGATTTTACACGGAAGATATTTGTCGGTTCGGGATGACTTTcgctcgaaacgatttttcaaacgatGCGCGCGCGCGTAGTGTGGGAAAGACGAAGCTCCAGTCGTGTTGGTTCGCAAACGTGCGTCCGACAGTGGACAATTCTGTTTTTCTTATCGTGTACCGCGTGTATTGTTCCGAGATGTACATCGAGCGGAacttaacgagaacgtataactttgCAACACCTTTTTAACTAATAATATttagtttttgtttttttttttaaatcgtgatCCCCCAATTGTTTCTACCGTTGCGGTGTAAAGCGAGAAGCCAAAAATGCCTGATCAGTTTTTTCAATCAAGCTCCGAAATTTTGACAAACTCGTGCTCGGTTCGTAACGGGATCTCTGGACGTATACTGTTCTTTATCGCAATCTTTAAATTATTGTAGATACGTTTAATTTTATGCCATGCTTAGGGTTACGTATTATCGATCGGAGCTGTGGAAAATAGTATTTCCAGTAGAAAATAAGGACTACACCGTTTCCTTaatctttggaaaataatttctactttcatcgtGTGTCCTATACTGTACGAACGATCTGAACGAACACGGTTGATTAATTTTTGGTCGAAGATATTTAGTATTGACTAAATTAAGGTATCTTAATGTGTCTTGTTCATGTG
The sequence above is drawn from the Ptiloglossa arizonensis isolate GNS036 chromosome 1, iyPtiAriz1_principal, whole genome shotgun sequence genome and encodes:
- the LOC143151050 gene encoding ribosomal protein S6 kinase alpha-5 isoform X2; amino-acid sequence: MENAMQPPLPPPPPPLEILGNTSTEQTVTHVLTFVNLEDSGGQRVDMTHFDLLKVLGTGAYGKVFLVRKRTGTDAGRLYAMKVLKKASIVQKKKTTEHTKTERQVLEAVRDSPFLVTLHYAFQTDAKLHLILDYVSGGELFTHLYQREHFTEDEVRIYIGEVILALEHLHKLGIIYRDIKLENILLDREGHIVLTDFGLSKEFLPHERDSNARAYSFCGTIEYMAPEVVRGGSAGHDIAVDWWSVGVLTYELLTGASPFTVEGEKNTQQDISRRILKTDPPIPSHLSPTVRDFILRLLVKDPRQRLGGGPDDARELKDHPFFRKAPPPFSWQSLERRQIPPPFVPRITHELDTSNFSDEFTKMIAADSPAVVPPNYDKIFRGYSYVAPSVLFGDNVVSKDIFKEATKASTESQRPSASDVLAARFEESTFFQTYELDPREEALGDGSFSVCRKCRHRKTLQEFAVKIVSRRIDCGREASLLRTCQGHQNVVKLIEVHHDRAHTYLVMELLSGGELLRRPRPFTEQQASRIMRHLASAVRFMHSRGVVHRDLKPENIVFAHEGEDSSVKIVDFGFARIKRGCEPLHTPCFTLPYAAPEVVARQGYDQSCDLWSLGAILYSMLSGKPLFRTGSPDLATRIRAGDIDFDGDAWSHVSVLAKQVAKGLLTVDPTKRLTATGLANHPWLAESSTSVDTIVLDVNTTASFLEKPEGFRLREVDGARLAQRRKLHKRSTSSSVSSSASTASSSPSVLLLRPPSAATNPTASASPAQPSAFDFGEDKVNEYLSSLSSSSDSNSPRILQQETPKKRRKRDDDTDEPQPKRHKRHPDCEAHKSRTGPVTRSRKRKLEEQTGNDADGSTESSETSCTDSRDLHRKQKAGKRPKRLATIIVE
- the LOC143151050 gene encoding ribosomal protein S6 kinase alpha-5 isoform X1 encodes the protein MLKCCASPSTMKNPEHESGYFEDGSDVEAAVEETIVTEERKYGSACYCLAKAIHSLDVRDSSEPVSDDYEDRFNRVNLEDSGGQRVDMTHFDLLKVLGTGAYGKVFLVRKRTGTDAGRLYAMKVLKKASIVQKKKTTEHTKTERQVLEAVRDSPFLVTLHYAFQTDAKLHLILDYVSGGELFTHLYQREHFTEDEVRIYIGEVILALEHLHKLGIIYRDIKLENILLDREGHIVLTDFGLSKEFLPHERDSNARAYSFCGTIEYMAPEVVRGGSAGHDIAVDWWSVGVLTYELLTGASPFTVEGEKNTQQDISRRILKTDPPIPSHLSPTVRDFILRLLVKDPRQRLGGGPDDARELKDHPFFRKAPPPFSWQSLERRQIPPPFVPRITHELDTSNFSDEFTKMIAADSPAVVPPNYDKIFRGYSYVAPSVLFGDNVVSKDIFKEATKASTESQRPSASDVLAARFEESTFFQTYELDPREEALGDGSFSVCRKCRHRKTLQEFAVKIVSRRIDCGREASLLRTCQGHQNVVKLIEVHHDRAHTYLVMELLSGGELLRRPRPFTEQQASRIMRHLASAVRFMHSRGVVHRDLKPENIVFAHEGEDSSVKIVDFGFARIKRGCEPLHTPCFTLPYAAPEVVARQGYDQSCDLWSLGAILYSMLSGKPLFRTGSPDLATRIRAGDIDFDGDAWSHVSVLAKQVAKGLLTVDPTKRLTATGLANHPWLAESSTSVDTIVLDVNTTASFLEKPEGFRLREVDGARLAQRRKLHKRSTSSSVSSSASTASSSPSVLLLRPPSAATNPTASASPAQPSAFDFGEDKVNEYLSSLSSSSDSNSPRILQQETPKKRRKRDDDTDEPQPKRHKRHPDCEAHKSRTGPVTRSRKRKLEEQTGNDADGSTESSETSCTDSRDLHRKQKAGKRPKRLATIIVE